One Tunturibacter gelidoferens genomic region harbors:
- the xylA gene encoding xylose isomerase: MGQSIFSNFPTVRYEGAESTSDLAYRWYDADRTVLGKPLREHLRFAVAYWHSLAMNGSDPFGAPTIHRPWMGRSDAMQAAQDKADAAFDLFRVLDLPFYTFHDRDVTPEGRTLGESIANLHYMSDYLLKKMESSKTRLLWGTANLFTHPRFMSGAATNPDPEVFAYSATTIKHCMDVTKKLGGENYVLWGGREGYETLLNTSLKHELEQMGRMLALVVDYKHKIGFNGQILLEPKPKEPTAHQYDFDVATVYGFLKRFGLESEVKVNLEGNHALLAGHTFEHEIATAADLGILGSLDINRGDPLLGWDTDQFPVDLYSMTLAMYHVIQAGGLGPGGMNFDAKVRRQSIDPEDLLHGHIGGVDMCARAFLIAAKIHEEGRLAEIVAIRYAGWKLPENQAMLAGEESLDTIAARSEEHNINPQPRSGRQEQLENLINRYL, translated from the coding sequence ATGGGTCAATCTATTTTCAGCAACTTTCCGACCGTGCGATATGAGGGAGCCGAGAGCACGTCCGATCTGGCATACCGCTGGTACGATGCGGATCGAACAGTGTTGGGCAAACCACTCCGCGAGCACCTTCGATTTGCGGTGGCATATTGGCACAGTCTTGCAATGAACGGCAGCGATCCGTTTGGCGCTCCAACGATTCATCGTCCATGGATGGGTCGTAGCGACGCGATGCAAGCTGCACAGGACAAGGCAGACGCCGCATTTGATCTATTTCGTGTTCTTGATCTTCCCTTCTACACGTTTCATGACCGCGATGTCACTCCCGAGGGCAGAACCCTAGGTGAGTCAATCGCGAATCTTCACTACATGTCGGATTATCTGTTGAAGAAGATGGAGTCGTCGAAAACTCGACTGTTGTGGGGTACGGCGAACCTATTCACTCATCCGCGATTCATGTCGGGTGCGGCGACTAATCCAGACCCTGAGGTCTTTGCGTACAGTGCGACGACGATCAAGCATTGCATGGATGTGACGAAGAAGTTGGGTGGCGAGAACTATGTATTGTGGGGCGGCCGCGAGGGCTACGAGACGCTGCTGAACACCAGCCTGAAACATGAGTTGGAGCAGATGGGCCGCATGCTTGCGTTGGTGGTCGATTACAAACACAAGATCGGATTCAATGGTCAGATATTGCTTGAACCGAAGCCGAAGGAGCCCACCGCGCATCAATATGACTTTGATGTGGCGACCGTGTACGGGTTCTTAAAGAGGTTCGGGCTTGAGAGCGAAGTGAAAGTGAACCTCGAGGGGAATCATGCGTTGTTGGCGGGTCACACCTTCGAACATGAGATTGCGACCGCCGCTGACCTTGGAATTCTCGGTTCGCTCGATATCAACCGCGGCGATCCGTTGCTTGGTTGGGACACAGACCAATTTCCAGTCGATCTGTACTCGATGACATTGGCGATGTATCACGTGATCCAGGCTGGAGGTCTAGGGCCGGGCGGAATGAACTTCGACGCTAAGGTGCGGAGGCAGTCGATCGATCCCGAGGATCTGCTACATGGGCATATCGGCGGGGTGGATATGTGTGCGCGTGCGTTCCTAATCGCGGCAAAGATCCATGAGGAAGGACGCCTCGCCGAAATTGTTGCAATCCGATATGCCGGCTGGAAGTTACCGGAGAACCAGGCGATGCTTGCAGGCGAGGAGTCGCTGGACACAATCGCTGCCCGAAGCGAAGAGCACAACATTAATCCCCAGCCGCGATCGGGACGGCAGGAGCAGCTAGAAAACCTGATCAACCGTTACCTGTAG
- a CDS encoding beta-galactosidase, which translates to MIFRRWVKRSAFALLTLSVPALAQVALPPDVRRPALGLGAAWYPEQWPESRWDADLTLMEQAHVNFVRVGEFAWSTIEPHEGEFHLEWLQHAVRAAERHHIAVVMGTPSAAPPAWLTQKYPETLRTMENGRKDGHGNRQQFDWSDPTYRELSRKVAEKMSEAFGHDANVIGWQIDNEYANESFGETTQTQFQSWLRAKYGTLENLNARWTTAYWSETYQDWSQIPIEEHGGNPGLMLNWKEFVSDTWRSYQKNQLDAIRAHAEPRQMITTNMMGWFDAYDHYTVAQDLDFASWDDYVGTGHLDPVRNGATHDLTRGFLRKNFWVMETQPGFVNWQTDNNALDKGEVRAMAWNAIGHGSEAVEYWQWRSALNGQEQYHGTLVGADGTPVPLYGEVKQIGEEFEKAAPVLAGTTVRSQIAVLQDYSSRWAINWQRHNKAFDPVDALLSYYAPLHKLAGSVDVVADTAPLTQYKLVVAPALNVLTPEAAKNLEAYVRTGGNLVLGQRSAMKDEDNSLFPERQPGPLAAMLGARVEQFYALDQTVPVSGVWGDAQDTTWAEQLGVTDQATQVLMRYGTSNGWLDGQPAAVTRKVGRGTITYIGTGLDAAAMRRAAEWMLKESDIATVLPEIPADVDMAIRSNAKTRVLILTNYGSEMRVIKLPHAMHDVLKGGDTTSVSLPRFGVVVLQESAGSK; encoded by the coding sequence ATGATTTTCCGCCGTTGGGTTAAACGATCTGCATTTGCCCTGTTGACTTTGAGTGTCCCTGCTCTTGCTCAGGTTGCGTTGCCCCCTGATGTGCGACGCCCTGCGTTGGGGCTCGGAGCAGCGTGGTATCCCGAGCAGTGGCCCGAGAGCCGATGGGATGCAGACCTCACACTCATGGAACAGGCGCATGTAAATTTTGTACGTGTGGGTGAGTTTGCTTGGAGCACCATCGAGCCTCACGAGGGCGAATTTCATCTGGAGTGGTTGCAGCATGCAGTGCGTGCGGCAGAACGGCATCACATCGCGGTTGTGATGGGCACGCCATCCGCCGCGCCGCCGGCTTGGCTTACGCAGAAGTATCCGGAAACCCTGCGCACCATGGAAAACGGTAGGAAGGATGGGCATGGAAATCGCCAACAGTTCGACTGGAGCGATCCGACGTATCGCGAGCTGAGCCGGAAGGTCGCGGAGAAAATGTCCGAGGCGTTCGGTCATGACGCGAATGTCATCGGTTGGCAAATAGACAACGAATACGCCAACGAGAGCTTCGGAGAAACGACCCAGACACAATTTCAAAGCTGGCTTCGTGCCAAGTACGGAACACTCGAGAATCTAAATGCGCGGTGGACCACCGCTTATTGGAGCGAGACCTACCAGGATTGGAGCCAGATTCCGATTGAGGAGCATGGTGGGAATCCTGGTCTGATGCTGAACTGGAAAGAGTTCGTCTCCGACACTTGGCGGAGTTATCAGAAGAACCAGTTGGATGCGATTCGCGCGCATGCTGAGCCTCGACAGATGATCACTACGAACATGATGGGATGGTTCGACGCATACGATCACTACACCGTGGCGCAGGATTTGGACTTTGCCTCGTGGGACGATTATGTGGGGACGGGACATCTGGACCCAGTGCGCAATGGGGCGACACACGATTTGACTCGTGGATTTTTGCGCAAGAACTTCTGGGTGATGGAGACGCAGCCGGGCTTTGTGAACTGGCAGACGGACAACAATGCGCTCGATAAGGGCGAGGTTCGGGCTATGGCGTGGAATGCGATTGGCCATGGCTCGGAGGCAGTGGAGTACTGGCAGTGGCGGAGCGCGCTGAACGGACAGGAGCAGTACCACGGTACGCTGGTTGGAGCCGATGGGACGCCCGTCCCGCTATACGGCGAGGTGAAGCAGATTGGGGAAGAGTTCGAGAAGGCCGCTCCGGTGCTGGCTGGAACGACCGTGAGGTCGCAGATTGCGGTGCTGCAGGACTACTCGAGTCGATGGGCTATTAATTGGCAGAGGCACAATAAAGCATTCGATCCGGTCGATGCTCTGTTGAGTTACTACGCTCCGCTGCATAAACTTGCTGGCTCGGTTGACGTGGTTGCGGATACAGCCCCTCTGACGCAGTACAAGCTGGTCGTCGCTCCGGCGTTGAACGTACTGACGCCAGAGGCTGCAAAGAATTTGGAGGCTTACGTTCGTACAGGTGGCAATCTTGTGCTGGGGCAGCGGAGTGCCATGAAGGACGAAGACAACAGTCTATTTCCAGAGCGGCAGCCGGGACCACTCGCCGCAATGCTGGGAGCGAGGGTTGAGCAGTTCTACGCACTGGATCAAACAGTGCCGGTGAGCGGCGTGTGGGGAGATGCGCAGGATACGACCTGGGCCGAACAGCTTGGCGTAACGGATCAGGCTACGCAGGTTCTGATGCGTTACGGAACAAGCAACGGCTGGTTGGACGGACAGCCCGCGGCTGTGACACGCAAAGTTGGGCGGGGAACGATTACATACATTGGCACGGGGCTTGATGCGGCTGCGATGAGACGTGCTGCTGAGTGGATGCTCAAGGAGAGCGACATCGCGACAGTATTGCCTGAGATTCCGGCAGACGTGGATATGGCGATACGGTCGAACGCAAAGACGCGGGTTCTCATTCTGACAAACTATGGATCGGAGATGCGCGTCATCAAGCTGCCACATGCAATGCACGATGTGCTCAAGGGTGGGGACACGACAAGCGTTTCGCTTCCGCGGTTTGGTGTTGTGGTGCTTCAGGAGTCGGCTGGGAGTAAGTAG
- a CDS encoding glycosyl hydrolase family 95 catalytic domain-containing protein yields MSGFSKAERWGALTLLLGFSSMLAAQSFVPSGDLLVRFGAPARVFEEAMPTGNGRLGATMYGGVSEERVDLNESSMWSGSPHDSDRTDAAKELPEIRRLLLAGDNVAAETLVNKSFTSADAGSGDPRYGSYEELGKLLLSFDGMKDANASAYRRWLDLDGAVATTSFVVNGVRYTREVFTSAPDQVIVVHLRVSRFRSLSLRVRLGRVERFQTKTDGKDGLVMTGALDSGAHDVAGLRYATRVRAFTRGGTIKPVDGDSLLIYRADEVTLLVTAATNYGGFAGRHSHDAEFVALQDMRAAAQQPYKLLLARHQADYRSYFRRVSLAMGDGDAALEQSTAADRLAAAHWGANDPGLAALYFQFGRYLLISSSRPGGLPANLQGLWAEGIHPGWKSDWHLNVNVQMNYWPAEPTALGDLTDPLFALMEGLQVPGGHTARSYYGADGWVAHVMTNAWGFTSPGEEASWGSTIIGSAWLCQHIWEHYLYTGDAEFLRRMYPTMKGASEFYLSMLVHEPKHGWLVTAPSNSPENTFYMPDGRKASVCMGPAIDEENLRYLFGATAEAEAKLGLDEDLRTKLIQTQAQLAPIQIGTDGRVMEWLEPYREVDPHHRHVSHLWAVYPGGEIDPETTPKLAEAARQSLEVRGDGATGWSLAYKMLLWARLGDGDHAYALLRNLWNPVDPIKQSSAGSFPNLWDAHPPFQIDGNLGATAAIAGMLLDSRPNEVRVLPALPSALPEGRVDGLRAMGGVTVGVTWKAGRMTELRLQSKRDGVVKVRYGSVVRELQMKAGARKVLDGLLRTVG; encoded by the coding sequence TTGTCTGGCTTCTCGAAGGCGGAACGATGGGGCGCGCTCACGTTGTTGTTGGGCTTCAGTTCAATGCTTGCAGCCCAGAGCTTCGTGCCTTCCGGTGACCTGCTGGTGCGCTTCGGTGCGCCGGCACGCGTCTTCGAGGAGGCTATGCCAACGGGCAATGGACGGCTGGGAGCGACGATGTATGGAGGCGTCTCCGAGGAGCGAGTGGACCTGAATGAGAGTTCGATGTGGTCCGGCTCACCCCACGACTCGGATCGCACAGACGCGGCGAAGGAGCTTCCAGAGATTCGCAGGCTTCTGCTTGCAGGTGACAATGTGGCCGCTGAGACGCTGGTAAATAAGAGCTTTACATCGGCTGATGCGGGGAGCGGCGATCCTCGCTATGGTTCGTACGAGGAGTTGGGAAAGCTACTGCTCTCGTTTGATGGGATGAAGGATGCGAACGCCAGCGCATATCGCAGATGGCTTGATCTCGATGGGGCCGTGGCGACAACGAGTTTTGTTGTAAATGGAGTGCGCTATACACGCGAAGTATTCACAAGCGCCCCGGATCAGGTGATTGTGGTGCACCTGCGGGTGAGCCGATTCCGTTCGCTTTCGTTGCGCGTTCGTCTGGGCAGAGTGGAGCGTTTCCAGACGAAGACCGATGGTAAAGATGGCTTGGTAATGACGGGCGCGCTGGATTCGGGCGCGCACGACGTGGCTGGTCTTCGGTATGCCACCCGTGTGCGAGCGTTCACTCGCGGCGGCACGATAAAACCAGTCGATGGCGATTCTCTTTTGATCTATCGCGCTGACGAGGTTACGCTACTGGTGACCGCGGCAACCAACTATGGAGGTTTCGCAGGCCGTCACAGCCATGACGCCGAGTTCGTCGCTCTGCAGGATATGCGCGCGGCGGCACAGCAGCCTTATAAGTTGTTGCTTGCGCGCCACCAGGCGGATTATCGCAGCTACTTCCGCCGAGTATCGCTTGCGATGGGAGACGGCGACGCAGCGCTGGAACAGAGCACGGCCGCAGACCGCTTAGCCGCGGCTCATTGGGGAGCGAACGATCCTGGGTTGGCGGCGCTCTACTTTCAGTTTGGGCGTTATCTGTTGATTTCGTCGTCTCGTCCGGGTGGCCTGCCGGCAAATCTTCAAGGGCTTTGGGCAGAGGGGATTCATCCTGGATGGAAGAGCGACTGGCACCTGAACGTCAATGTGCAGATGAACTACTGGCCAGCGGAGCCGACGGCGCTAGGAGATCTAACGGATCCGCTGTTCGCTCTTATGGAAGGACTGCAGGTGCCCGGCGGGCATACAGCACGGAGCTACTACGGCGCCGATGGATGGGTCGCGCATGTGATGACGAATGCGTGGGGCTTCACGTCACCCGGAGAAGAGGCTTCGTGGGGTTCGACTATTATCGGTTCGGCGTGGCTGTGCCAGCACATATGGGAGCACTATCTCTACACGGGCGACGCGGAGTTTCTACGACGTATGTATCCCACGATGAAGGGCGCTTCAGAGTTTTATCTGTCGATGCTGGTTCACGAACCGAAGCATGGATGGCTTGTCACCGCGCCCTCCAATTCGCCGGAGAACACTTTTTACATGCCCGATGGACGGAAGGCCAGTGTGTGCATGGGACCTGCGATCGACGAGGAGAATCTGCGTTACCTGTTCGGCGCGACGGCAGAGGCGGAGGCGAAGCTTGGGCTGGACGAGGATCTACGAACGAAGCTGATCCAAACTCAGGCGCAGCTTGCTCCTATCCAGATTGGCACCGACGGCCGCGTGATGGAGTGGCTTGAGCCATATCGCGAGGTCGATCCGCATCACCGTCATGTTTCGCATCTGTGGGCCGTGTATCCCGGAGGAGAGATCGATCCTGAAACAACTCCGAAGCTGGCTGAGGCGGCGCGACAGTCGCTGGAGGTAAGAGGTGATGGCGCAACGGGTTGGTCGCTTGCTTATAAAATGTTGCTGTGGGCGCGGCTCGGAGACGGCGACCATGCGTATGCCTTGCTCCGAAACCTCTGGAATCCAGTAGATCCCATTAAGCAGAGCTCGGCGGGAAGCTTTCCGAATTTGTGGGATGCGCATCCGCCGTTCCAAATCGATGGAAACCTTGGAGCAACCGCGGCGATTGCGGGGATGCTGCTGGATAGCCGTCCGAATGAAGTTCGCGTGCTGCCAGCATTGCCCTCCGCGTTGCCCGAGGGGCGAGTCGACGGGCTACGGGCGATGGGAGGAGTGACCGTTGGAGTGACATGGAAGGCTGGGCGAATGACAGAGTTGAGGCTACAGTCAAAGCGCGATGGGGTTGTCAAAGTCCGCTATGGATCGGTTGTTCGCGAGTTGCAGATGAAGGCTGGCGCGAGGAAGGTTCTCGACGGGTTGCTGCGAACGGTTGGCTAG
- a CDS encoding glycoside hydrolase family 31 protein, whose translation MSRHLRTAVHFIPLSCLCALLATPVIRAQQLSLSRDNATVLVEPYAPNIVRVSISLRREDALAAPGYGIVATPAPTGWTAGSETSGDTLRSNRLVVTISSQGPKWVPTGTRADIAKFFNGSTPGVGLSIKTPDNADLVHMQGWQMSVPNHKDGNADILYDRRATDPPFFQVGASFASPPDEHYYGLGQNQEGYLDHRNHVLRCAHDYNAPSGQSVCVPFIVTNKGYGILWDNPSATTVAFGFNDQVRWTSDVGQRVSFFVIAGATYDEIYAGYRLLTGSTPMLPKSAYGYIQSKQRYTSQAELLGVAHGYRERHYPIDDLVIDWFHYTIMGQMDMDPAKWPDPTAMNKELHAMNFHTMISIWPRFVPEGRYYNTVLKNGWFEHLADGTPTNGLPYDRAGSDIDTTNSGAAKWYWGVVKENYISKGFDAFWADETEPDLPPSGSYFHIGPGTQFFNTYPLFHTAAFYNGFREDLPTRALILARDAYLGAQHNGAIFWSSDISGNWDTLKRQVPTGINFVASGTPYWSTDIGGWQYLPSHHTPLHTPLIDPSDARENIGHYDDYPELYVRWFEYGAFQPNFRSHGSRPQNEVWSYGKQAEPILVKYLRLRYQLMPYIYSLGHMTNQTGAPFMRGLFMDFGSDPKVANIGDEYMFGPALLVAPVTEQGSTSREVYLPAGTDWYNYWTNAKVHGGQAITVDAPIDTIPLFVRAGSIIPLGSAVESTNEDQKIDRVRVYPGADGDFDLYRDDGNTYNYEKGQFQLTHLHWSNATGKLTHSGPDAWSAPDASVMEVENR comes from the coding sequence ATGTCCAGGCACCTCCGCACCGCTGTCCACTTCATTCCGCTTTCTTGTCTCTGCGCGCTTCTGGCAACTCCGGTGATTCGCGCTCAGCAGCTGTCGCTCTCTCGCGATAACGCCACGGTGCTCGTCGAGCCCTACGCGCCAAATATCGTTCGCGTCTCCATTAGCCTGCGGCGCGAGGATGCGCTCGCTGCACCGGGGTATGGCATCGTAGCGACGCCAGCTCCTACGGGATGGACAGCCGGGAGTGAGACTTCAGGTGACACCTTGCGTTCCAACCGCCTTGTCGTCACGATCTCATCCCAGGGGCCGAAGTGGGTTCCCACCGGAACCAGAGCCGACATAGCGAAGTTCTTCAACGGCTCCACTCCAGGCGTCGGCCTCTCCATAAAAACCCCCGATAATGCGGACCTCGTTCACATGCAGGGCTGGCAGATGTCGGTCCCCAACCACAAGGACGGTAACGCCGACATCCTCTATGACAGGCGCGCTACGGACCCACCCTTCTTCCAGGTGGGCGCCAGCTTCGCTTCTCCTCCAGACGAGCACTACTATGGCCTGGGCCAGAATCAGGAAGGTTACCTCGACCATCGCAACCATGTGCTTCGTTGTGCTCACGATTACAACGCACCCTCGGGCCAAAGTGTATGTGTTCCATTCATAGTTACAAACAAAGGTTACGGCATCCTCTGGGACAATCCATCCGCGACCACCGTTGCCTTCGGATTCAACGATCAGGTACGTTGGACATCAGATGTCGGCCAGCGAGTCTCTTTCTTCGTCATCGCTGGTGCAACCTACGATGAGATCTACGCCGGCTACCGTCTGCTCACCGGCTCAACCCCTATGCTCCCAAAATCTGCATACGGCTACATTCAGAGTAAGCAGCGCTATACAAGCCAGGCCGAACTTCTCGGTGTGGCGCACGGATATCGCGAACGCCATTACCCGATCGACGACCTCGTCATCGACTGGTTTCACTACACTATCATGGGTCAGATGGACATGGATCCCGCCAAATGGCCAGACCCCACGGCGATGAACAAAGAATTGCACGCCATGAACTTCCACACCATGATCAGCATATGGCCCCGCTTCGTCCCGGAGGGTCGTTACTACAACACAGTGCTAAAGAATGGATGGTTCGAGCATCTCGCCGACGGCACGCCCACCAATGGCTTACCCTACGACCGCGCCGGCTCAGACATCGACACCACCAATTCCGGCGCTGCAAAGTGGTACTGGGGCGTCGTCAAAGAGAACTACATTAGCAAAGGTTTCGACGCCTTCTGGGCCGACGAGACCGAGCCGGATCTTCCTCCTAGCGGAAGTTACTTCCACATTGGCCCTGGCACGCAGTTCTTCAACACCTACCCCCTCTTTCACACTGCAGCCTTCTACAACGGCTTTCGCGAAGACCTTCCGACCCGCGCACTCATCCTCGCTCGCGACGCCTATCTCGGGGCGCAGCACAACGGCGCCATCTTCTGGTCATCCGACATCAGCGGAAATTGGGACACCCTGAAGCGTCAGGTCCCAACCGGCATCAACTTCGTGGCATCGGGTACACCCTACTGGAGCACCGACATCGGTGGCTGGCAGTATCTTCCCTCGCATCACACGCCGCTGCACACTCCGCTCATCGACCCCTCTGACGCCCGCGAAAACATCGGCCACTACGATGACTATCCCGAACTCTACGTACGCTGGTTCGAGTACGGGGCCTTTCAGCCCAACTTCCGCAGTCACGGAAGCCGTCCGCAGAATGAGGTGTGGTCCTACGGCAAGCAGGCCGAACCAATCCTCGTGAAGTATCTCCGCCTTCGCTATCAGCTCATGCCGTATATCTATAGCCTAGGCCACATGACCAACCAGACCGGCGCTCCCTTCATGCGCGGACTGTTCATGGACTTCGGAAGCGACCCTAAGGTTGCCAACATCGGTGACGAGTATATGTTCGGACCTGCTCTGCTGGTCGCTCCGGTAACAGAGCAGGGAAGTACTTCACGGGAGGTTTATCTGCCCGCTGGAACCGACTGGTACAACTACTGGACGAATGCGAAGGTGCATGGTGGGCAGGCCATCACTGTCGATGCTCCCATCGACACGATTCCCCTCTTCGTTCGTGCCGGTTCTATCATTCCTCTCGGCAGCGCTGTTGAAAGTACCAACGAAGATCAGAAGATCGATCGCGTTCGCGTCTATCCCGGCGCCGACGGCGACTTCGACCTCTATCGCGACGATGGCAACACCTACAACTATGAGAAGGGCCAATTCCAACTCACCCATCTTCACTGGTCCAACGCAACAGGAAAGCTAACCCACAGCGGTCCAGACGCATGGAGCGCGCCCGATGCCTCGGTGATGGAGGTAGAAAACCGATAG
- a CDS encoding glycoside hydrolase family 3 C-terminal domain-containing protein: MYRFNRSIYIASTLAIVSFSQLLPAQQSYRFQDTHLPVEERITDLLSHMTLEEKVQALSTNPTIPRLGVVGTQHVEGLHGLALGGPAGWEGKNLPVIPTTQFPQSRGLGQTWDPALIQKAAAAEGYETRYAYGKYHRGGMVVRAPNADLSRDPRWGRSEESYGEDPFLVGTMAAAFTRGLQGDDPYVWLTSSLLKHFLANSNEDGRDGSSSNFDERLFREYYSVPFRMAIQQGGANAMMTAYNGWNGVPMIENPVLRSAVIKEWGFDGIICTDGGALTNLVTHHHAFKTMSEAAAAAIHAGINQFLDDYRQPVMDALKQNLITEQEIDANIRGVFRVMLRLGMLDPAEQIPYAKIGIVDQVKGDPWNWPERHALARQVTDESIVLLKNENNILPLRPGNAKNIAVIGPLADRVALDWYSGTPPYVITPLAGIRTRAGSSTSVTFSKGDDVNEAAALAAKADVAIVIVGNHPTCDAGWFKCALPSEGKEAIDRRSLTLEQEELVKAVYAANPKTVVVLQTSFPYATNWTQEHIPAILQITHNSEEQGNALADVLFGDYNPAGRLTQTWVSSIDQLPPMMDYDLRHGRTYLYLKQKPLYAFGFGLSYTSFVYSNLHVSTSTLAPNGDLTVTADIRNTGTREGDEVVQLYVAYPHSTVSRPIEELKGFERTHLRAGESKAVTLHLPAQSLGYWNETQHAFVVEPGPIELRIGASSDDIKLSKTLNVAR; encoded by the coding sequence ATGTATAGGTTCAACCGATCCATCTACATCGCGTCTACGCTCGCTATCGTCTCCTTCTCGCAGCTTCTACCGGCGCAGCAGAGCTACCGTTTTCAAGACACCCATCTCCCCGTCGAGGAACGCATCACCGATCTGCTCTCGCACATGACGCTCGAGGAGAAGGTGCAAGCACTCAGCACGAACCCAACCATTCCCAGGCTAGGAGTCGTCGGCACCCAACACGTAGAAGGCCTGCACGGGCTCGCCCTTGGAGGTCCTGCCGGTTGGGAGGGTAAGAATCTTCCCGTCATTCCCACGACTCAGTTTCCTCAGTCGCGCGGACTCGGCCAGACCTGGGATCCCGCACTCATTCAGAAGGCTGCTGCTGCTGAAGGTTACGAGACTCGTTATGCGTACGGGAAATACCATCGTGGCGGCATGGTCGTTCGCGCGCCAAATGCTGACCTCAGCCGCGATCCGCGCTGGGGTCGCAGTGAAGAATCTTACGGAGAAGACCCGTTCCTCGTCGGAACAATGGCCGCTGCTTTTACCCGCGGACTGCAGGGCGATGATCCTTATGTATGGCTCACTTCCTCGCTCCTCAAGCACTTTCTCGCCAACAGCAACGAAGACGGTCGCGATGGCTCCTCGTCGAACTTCGACGAGCGCCTCTTCCGTGAGTATTACTCCGTGCCGTTTCGCATGGCCATCCAACAAGGTGGTGCCAACGCCATGATGACCGCCTACAACGGCTGGAACGGTGTGCCGATGATCGAGAATCCTGTGCTTCGCTCTGCGGTCATCAAGGAATGGGGATTCGACGGCATCATTTGCACCGACGGCGGCGCTCTCACAAATCTCGTCACCCATCACCACGCCTTCAAAACTATGTCTGAGGCTGCCGCTGCCGCGATTCACGCGGGCATCAACCAGTTTCTTGATGACTACCGCCAACCCGTCATGGACGCCCTCAAACAGAACCTCATCACCGAGCAAGAGATCGACGCCAACATCCGCGGCGTCTTCCGTGTCATGCTGCGACTGGGCATGCTGGACCCTGCCGAGCAGATTCCTTACGCCAAAATCGGCATAGTCGATCAGGTAAAGGGAGATCCATGGAACTGGCCCGAACGACACGCTCTCGCACGTCAGGTCACCGATGAGTCCATCGTGCTTTTGAAGAACGAAAATAACATCCTTCCTCTTCGTCCCGGCAACGCAAAGAACATCGCAGTCATCGGCCCACTCGCCGACCGCGTAGCACTTGACTGGTACAGCGGTACTCCGCCCTACGTCATCACGCCGCTCGCTGGAATCCGCACACGCGCTGGATCGTCCACATCCGTCACCTTCTCGAAAGGGGATGATGTAAACGAGGCCGCCGCTCTCGCCGCTAAAGCCGACGTTGCCATCGTGATCGTGGGCAACCACCCAACCTGCGACGCAGGATGGTTCAAGTGCGCACTGCCTAGCGAGGGCAAAGAAGCGATTGACCGCAGGAGTCTCACGCTAGAACAGGAAGAGCTTGTCAAAGCTGTCTACGCCGCCAATCCCAAGACTGTCGTTGTACTGCAAACAAGCTTCCCCTATGCGACCAACTGGACCCAGGAGCATATACCAGCCATCCTCCAGATCACTCACAACAGCGAAGAGCAAGGAAACGCCCTCGCGGACGTGCTCTTTGGTGACTACAATCCAGCGGGACGTCTAACTCAGACATGGGTTAGCTCCATCGATCAGCTTCCTCCCATGATGGACTACGATCTTCGCCACGGTCGTACTTACCTCTATCTCAAACAGAAACCTCTATATGCCTTCGGCTTCGGCTTGAGCTATACGAGTTTCGTCTATTCGAATTTGCACGTCAGCACATCCACCCTCGCGCCGAACGGCGACTTGACCGTCACCGCCGACATACGCAACACAGGCACGAGAGAGGGTGACGAAGTCGTCCAACTCTACGTCGCCTATCCTCACTCTACCGTGTCGCGTCCCATCGAAGAACTAAAAGGCTTCGAACGCACGCACCTTCGCGCTGGTGAATCCAAAGCCGTCACTCTTCACCTACCCGCACAGTCGCTCGGCTACTGGAATGAAACACAACACGCCTTTGTTGTTGAACCTGGCCCCATCGAACTTCGAATCGGCGCCAGCTCGGACGATATCAAGCTAAGCAAAACCTTAAACGTCGCCCGTTAG